One window from the genome of Bradyrhizobium xenonodulans encodes:
- a CDS encoding aspartate-semialdehyde dehydrogenase, which produces MGYKVAVVGATGNVGREMLNILDERKFPADEVVALASRRSVGVEVSYGDRTLKCKALEHYDFSDVDICLMSAGGEVSKEWSPKIGAAGAVVIDNSSAWRMDPDVPLIVPEVNADAAKDFAKRNIIANPNCSTAQLVVALKPLHDKATIKRVVVSTYQSVSGAGKDAMDELFSQTKAVYTNSEIVNKKFPARIAFNVIPHIDVFMEDGYTKEEWKMMAETKKILDPKIKLTATCVRVPVFVGHSEAVNIEFENPITADEARDILRKSPGCLVIDKQEPGGYATPYEAAGEDATYISRIREDATVENGLVLWCVSDNLRKGAALNAIQIAEVLINRKLISAKKKAA; this is translated from the coding sequence ATGGGTTACAAAGTCGCAGTCGTCGGCGCGACCGGCAATGTCGGACGGGAAATGCTCAACATCCTCGATGAGCGCAAATTCCCCGCGGACGAGGTCGTGGCCCTGGCGTCGCGCCGCAGCGTCGGCGTCGAGGTCTCCTACGGCGACCGCACCCTGAAGTGCAAGGCGCTCGAGCATTACGACTTCTCCGACGTCGACATCTGCCTGATGTCGGCCGGCGGCGAGGTGTCGAAGGAATGGTCGCCGAAGATCGGCGCCGCCGGCGCCGTCGTGATCGACAATTCCTCGGCCTGGCGCATGGATCCGGACGTGCCGCTGATCGTGCCGGAGGTGAACGCCGACGCCGCCAAGGACTTTGCGAAGAGGAACATCATCGCCAACCCGAACTGCTCGACCGCGCAGCTCGTGGTGGCGCTCAAGCCGCTGCACGACAAGGCGACCATCAAGCGCGTCGTGGTCTCGACCTATCAGTCGGTGTCGGGCGCCGGCAAGGACGCGATGGACGAGTTGTTCTCGCAGACCAAGGCCGTCTACACCAACAGCGAGATCGTCAATAAGAAGTTTCCCGCGCGCATCGCCTTCAACGTCATCCCCCACATCGACGTCTTCATGGAGGACGGCTACACCAAGGAAGAGTGGAAGATGATGGCGGAGACCAAGAAGATTCTTGATCCCAAGATCAAGCTCACCGCGACATGCGTGCGCGTGCCTGTCTTCGTCGGCCACTCCGAAGCCGTCAACATCGAGTTCGAGAATCCGATCACCGCGGACGAAGCCCGCGACATCCTGCGCAAGTCGCCCGGCTGCCTCGTCATCGACAAGCAGGAGCCCGGCGGCTACGCCACGCCCTATGAAGCGGCCGGCGAGGACGCGACCTATATCAGCCGTATCCGCGAGGACGCCACGGTCGAGAACGGTCTCGTTCTCTGGTGCGTGTCCGACAATCTGCGCAAGGGCGCAGCCCTGAATGCGATCCAGATCGCGGAAGTGCTGATCAACCGCAAGCTGATCAGCGCGAAGAAGAAGGCGGCGTAA
- a CDS encoding carbonic anhydrase, which yields MTFPEHLLEGYKAFATQRLPTEQTRYRELSVKGQFPEVMVIGCCDSRVSPEVIFDVGPGELFVVRNIANLVPVYQPDGNAHGVSAALEYAVTVLKVKHIVVLGHAQCGGIRAFVDKIEPLTPGDFIGKWMQMFIKPGEVVEQRDHESMAQFVERIEKAAVFRSLENLMTFPFVRKAVDAGLMQTHGAYFGVAEGSLFVLDKASKEFKNARSMA from the coding sequence ATGACATTCCCAGAGCATTTGCTGGAAGGCTACAAGGCCTTCGCCACCCAGCGGCTGCCGACCGAGCAGACCCGCTACCGCGAGCTGTCGGTGAAGGGGCAGTTCCCGGAAGTCATGGTGATCGGCTGTTGCGACAGCCGCGTCTCGCCGGAGGTGATCTTCGACGTCGGCCCGGGCGAATTGTTCGTGGTCCGCAACATCGCCAATCTGGTGCCGGTGTATCAGCCCGACGGCAATGCGCATGGCGTCTCGGCGGCGCTGGAATATGCGGTGACGGTGCTGAAGGTGAAGCACATCGTGGTGCTCGGCCACGCGCAATGCGGCGGCATCCGCGCCTTCGTCGACAAGATCGAGCCGCTCACCCCCGGCGACTTCATCGGCAAATGGATGCAGATGTTCATCAAGCCCGGCGAAGTGGTCGAGCAGCGCGACCACGAGAGCATGGCGCAATTCGTCGAGCGGATCGAGAAGGCCGCGGTGTTCCGCAGCCTGGAAAACCTGATGACCTTCCCATTCGTCCGCAAGGCCGTGGACGCTGGCCTGATGCAGACCCACGGCGCCTATTTCGGCGTCGCCGAGGGATCGCTGTTCGTGCTGGACAAGGCGAGCAAGGAATTCAAGAACGCGCGAAGCATGGCGTAA
- a CDS encoding HpcH/HpaI aldolase/citrate lyase family protein, whose translation MTRPRRSHLFMPGSNPRALEKARNLPADGLILDLEDSVAPDAKAAAREGITAAMAAKGFGKREILIRTNGLDTQWWADDVAMAAKASPDGILVPKVSSIEDLQTIGRHLADLGAAPTVKVWAMIETARAVLHAEELAAAGRDPSSRLSGFVFGPNDISRETRIKMLPGRAAMIPMITHCILATRAHGLEILDGPYSDIANSDGFATECAQARDLGFDGKTLIHPSQIDACNAIFTPPEEDVARARKIIAAFELPENVSRGAIRLDGAMVERLHADMARRTIEIADAIAAMGKG comes from the coding sequence ATGACCCGCCCGCGCCGCAGCCATCTGTTCATGCCCGGCTCCAACCCCCGCGCGCTGGAGAAGGCGCGCAATCTGCCCGCCGACGGCCTGATCCTCGATCTGGAAGATTCGGTTGCGCCCGATGCCAAGGCCGCGGCGCGCGAGGGCATCACCGCCGCGATGGCGGCCAAGGGGTTTGGCAAGCGCGAGATCCTGATCCGGACCAATGGCCTCGACACGCAATGGTGGGCGGATGACGTCGCGATGGCGGCCAAGGCCTCGCCGGATGGCATCCTGGTTCCGAAAGTTTCAAGCATCGAGGATCTCCAGACCATCGGCCGCCACCTCGCCGATCTCGGCGCCGCGCCGACCGTGAAAGTCTGGGCCATGATCGAGACCGCGCGCGCCGTGCTGCATGCAGAGGAACTCGCTGCCGCCGGGCGCGATCCATCGAGCCGCCTGTCGGGCTTCGTGTTCGGTCCGAACGACATCTCGCGTGAGACGCGGATCAAGATGCTGCCCGGCCGCGCCGCGATGATCCCGATGATCACGCACTGCATCCTGGCGACGCGCGCCCACGGCCTCGAGATTCTCGACGGCCCCTACAGCGACATCGCCAATTCCGACGGCTTCGCCACCGAATGCGCGCAAGCGCGCGACCTCGGCTTTGACGGCAAGACGTTGATCCATCCCTCGCAGATCGACGCCTGCAACGCGATCTTCACCCCGCCGGAAGAGGACGTCGCGCGCGCGCGAAAGATCATCGCGGCGTTCGAATTGCCGGAGAACGTCTCGCGCGGCGCGATCCGTCTGGATGGCGCAATGGTGGAACGCCTGCACGCCGACATGGCGAGGCGCACGATCGAGATCGCGGATGCGATCGCGGCGATGGGGAAGGGCTGA
- a CDS encoding Crp/Fnr family transcriptional regulator: MVNEIDGFRRSLSARSQESIVTAHRAGIGNRLLAALPPADLGLLTPYFQKVSFEPDAVLVRSGDELDPVYFPHSGAIAFMLDMPDGQTVATTLMGREGALASFSVLGPSLSSVTAIARVAGTASLISAAKFRAAFAQSAAIRNVVQVHARAVLLQLQHVAACNALHRVDGRMARWLLQLHDRVPDDLLPVTQEALAQLLGVRRTTVTLTMSKLREAGAVPSDRRGFVEINRARLEKVACDCYALMQRKIDRMYCEELAAPSPAPGEQKIAVCSGKADIAISS; this comes from the coding sequence ATGGTGAATGAAATCGATGGATTCCGTCGTTCATTGAGTGCCAGATCACAAGAGAGCATCGTGACCGCCCACCGCGCCGGCATTGGGAATCGGCTGCTGGCGGCGTTACCGCCGGCGGATCTCGGTTTGCTCACGCCCTACTTCCAGAAGGTCTCGTTCGAACCCGATGCCGTCCTGGTGCGGTCGGGCGATGAGCTCGACCCGGTTTATTTTCCCCATAGCGGCGCAATCGCCTTCATGCTCGATATGCCGGACGGGCAAACGGTCGCAACCACCTTGATGGGACGGGAAGGCGCTTTGGCCTCGTTCTCCGTGCTCGGCCCATCGCTTTCATCCGTGACGGCGATTGCTCGCGTGGCCGGCACAGCATCACTGATTTCCGCCGCCAAGTTTCGGGCTGCCTTTGCGCAAAGCGCCGCCATCAGGAACGTCGTGCAGGTCCACGCCCGCGCGGTGTTGTTGCAGCTCCAGCACGTAGCCGCTTGCAACGCGCTGCACCGGGTGGATGGCCGCATGGCGCGGTGGCTCCTGCAGCTTCACGACCGCGTTCCTGATGACCTTCTTCCGGTGACTCAGGAGGCGCTTGCGCAATTGCTTGGGGTGCGGCGAACGACCGTAACTCTGACGATGAGCAAGCTGCGCGAGGCCGGCGCCGTCCCGTCGGACCGGCGTGGGTTTGTAGAGATCAATCGGGCGCGGCTCGAAAAGGTCGCATGCGATTGTTATGCGCTCATGCAGCGCAAGATCGATCGGATGTACTGCGAGGAATTGGCCGCACCGTCCCCTGCTCCTGGCGAACAGAAGATTGCCGTTTGTAGCGGAAAAGCGGATATCGCTATTTCGAGTTGA